In Prunus dulcis chromosome 1, ALMONDv2, whole genome shotgun sequence, the following are encoded in one genomic region:
- the LOC117623378 gene encoding serine/threonine-protein kinase EDR1 — MSKMKHLLRKLHIGGGLNEHQRLAETRPETSPSTNLNPTASSPASSTGSATMGRITAVESVSDRTAGDGGSGGGVDYNFLEEEFQVQLALAISASDPDSRDDPDSAQIDAAKRISLGCPATVTDTQAPFEVLSLRYWSQNVVDYNEKVVDGFYDVYGMTSNSLRQGKMPLLVDLQAVSVSDNVDYDVILVNRLVDPELQQLEKTAYAVSLESRISQHGVLLSGLIQKIADIVVDRMGGPVGDADEILRRWKVRRYELRSSMKTIILPLGLIDVGLSRHRALLFKVLADRINLPCMLVKGSYYTGTDDGAVNLIKIDSGSEYIIDLMGAPGTLIPAEVPSSQLPNSFFAIRSFQDATELPKDMCLLQAEGTGTLAVPPDLDRLSRVGSSQSEEASYVGVQTKNDRSVVEENQTESLRSEIGTPLRSLRKSCESSSGTSEKATSAQKRKVKNVSKYVISAAKNPEFAQKLHAVLLESGASPPPDLFSDMNPQYLDEAKLLDQIHANGKLVDDGIHNYLVQLLSGNEQSTQAAAAVSYDNFDNFLKQSAVDLAEQRNELETNILSLPSDTVDEGFVIVSGGTSETTQIGAKSSDPVLVSPPGMNSEAFHEDKSHELSLSKPMETANSGLCTSCDSHYERYPALGEVAEWEILWEDLQIGERIGIGSYGEVYHADWNGTEVAVKKFLDQDFSGDALVQFKCEVEIMLRLRHPNVVLFMGAVTRPPHFSILTEYLPRGSLYRLLHRPNSQLDEKRRMRMAFDVAKGMNYLHTSHPTVVHRDLKSPNLLVDKNWNVKVCDFGLSRTKHHTFLSSKSTAGTPEWMAPEVLRNEPANEKCDVYSFGVILWELATCCVPWKGLNPMQVVGAVGFQNRRLEIPEDMDPVVAEIIRDCWQREPNLRPSFSQLMVRLRRLQRLVGRTNSTNQTTE; from the exons ATGTCGAAGATGAAGCACTTACTAAGAAAGCTTCACATCGGTGGAGGACTCAATGAGCACCAAAGACTGGCCGAGACCCGACCCGAGACGAGTCCGAGCACGAATCTCAACCCTACCGCTTCTTCGCCGGCGTCGTCCACGGGTTCGGCTACAATGGGGAGAATCACGGCCGTTGAATCGGTGAGTGATCGGACGGCTGGGGACGGTGGTAGCGGTGGGGGCGTGGATTACAATTTCTTGGAGGAGGAGTTTCAGGTCCAGTTGGCCTTAGCGATCAGCGCTTCGGATCCCGATTCGCGCGACGACCCCGATTCGGCTCAGATCGACGCCGCCAAGCGGATTAGCCTCGGCTGCCCGGCTACCGTCACCGACACTCAAGCCCCCTTCGAGGTTCTCTCACTTCGCTATTGG AGCCAGAATGTTGTAGATTACAATGAAAAAGTGGTCGATGGATTTTATGACGTGTATGGAATGACCTCAAATTCTCTTAGACAAGGGAAGATGCCATTGTTGGTGGATCTTCAAGCTGTGTCTGTTTCAGATAATGTTGATTATGATGTCATATTAGTTAACCGGTTGGTGGATCCTGAACTGCAACAACTGGAGAAAACAGCATACGCTGTATCTCTAGAGTCACGGATTTCTCAACATGGTGTCCTTTTAAGTGGATTAATTCAGAAAATTGCTGATATTGTTGTTGATAGAATGGGTGGTCCAGTTGGGGATGCTGATGAAATTTTGAGAAGGTGGAAAGTGAGGAGGTACGAGTTACGGAGTTCGATGAAGACTATCATTCTTCCACTTGGACTTATTGATGTTGGACTTTCACGCCACAGGGCGCTGCTCTTTAAG GTACTGGCTGATAGGATAAATCTTCCATGTATGCTGGTCAAAGGTAGCTACTACACTGGTACTGATGATGGAGCTGTAAACTTGATTAAAATTGATAGTGGAAG TGAATATATTATTGATCTGATGGGTGCTCCTGGAACGCTTATTCCTGCCGAGGTGCCCAGTAGCCAGctaccaaattctttctttgcCATAAGGAGCTTTCAAGATGCCACTGAATTGCCCAAAGATATGTGTTTGTTGCAAGCTGAAGGAACTGGAACGTTGGCAGTTCCACCCGATCTTGACAGACTTTCTAGAGTTGGCAGCTCACAGTCAGAAGAAGCATCATATGTAGGtgttcaaacaaaaaatgatagaAGCGTTGTTGAAGAAAATCAAACTGAGAGTTTGAGAAGCGAGATTGGGACTCCTCTTAGATCACTTCGTAAATCATGTGAAAGTTCATCAGGCACATCTGAGAAAGCCACATCTGCGCAAAAAaggaaagtgaaaaatgtgTCAAAGTATGTCATCAGTGCAGCAAAGAACCCAGAATTTGCGCAGAAACTACATGCTGTATTGTTGGAGAGTGGTGCATCACCTCCCCCAGATTTATTTTCAGATATGAATCCTCAATATCTGGACGAAGCTAAATTGCTTGATCAAATCCATGCAAATGGGAAACTTGTAGATGATGGGATTCATAATTATCTGGTTCAGTTATTATCAGGCAACGAGCAATCCACTCAAGCTGCTGCTGCAGTGAGCTATGACAATTTTGATAACTTTCTAAAACAATCTGCTGTGGACTTAGCAGAGCAACGAAATGAATTGGAGACAAACATTTTATCTCTTCCCTCTGATACTGTTGATGAGGGATTTGTAATTGTTTCTGGTGGAACTAGTGAAACAACCCAGATTGGTGCTAAAAGTTCAGATCCTGTTCTTGTTAGTCCCCCAGGAATGAATTCAGAAGCTTTTCATGAGGATAAAAGCCATGAACTTTCCTTATCTAAACCAATGGAAACAGCCAATAGTGGCCTGTGTACTAGTTGCGATAGTCACTATGAGAGGTACCCAGCACTGGGAGAAGTTGCAGAGTGGGAAATTTTATGGGAGGATCTTCAGATTGGTGAGCGCATTGGCATTG GTTCATATGGCGAGGTATATCATGCAGATTGGAATGGCACT GAAGTAGCTGTGAAAAAATTTTTGGATCAAGATTTTTCTGGTGATGCTTTAGTTCAGTTTAAATGTGAA GTAGAAATTATGTTAAGACTTAGACATCCCAATGTTGTCCTTTTCATGGGGGCAGTTACTCGCCCTCCCCATTTCTCTATCCTGACAGAATATCTTCCCAG GGGGAGTTTATATAGACTGCTGCATCGTCCCAATTCTCAACTTGATGAAAAGAGGCGAATGCGAATGGCTTTTGATGTG GCCAAAGGAATGAATTACCTGCATACTAGCCATCCTACTGTTGTGCATCGAGACCTGAAGTCTCCAAATCTCCTTGTTGATAAGAATTGGAATGTGAAG GTTTGTGACTTTGGGTTGTCACGTACAAAGCACCATACTTTTCTGTCTTCGAAGTCTACTGCTGGGACG CCCGAGTGGATGGCACCGGAAGTTTTAAGGAATGAACCAGCTAATGAGAA GTGTGATGTGTACAGTTTTGGTGTCATCTTATGGGAACTGGCTACTTGCTGCGTCCCATGGAAAGGATTGAATCCAATGCAGGTTGTAGGAGCGGTTGGATTCCAAAATAGGCGTCTTGAAATTCCAGAGGACATGGATCCAGTGGTTGCTGAGATAATACGTGATTGTTGGCAAAG AGAGCCAAATCTACGGCCTTCGTTCTCGCAACTCATGGTCCGTCTCCGACGTCTTCAACGCCTTGTTGGAAGAACAAACTCTACAAACCAAACGACTGAataa
- the LOC117623387 gene encoding uncharacterized protein ycf36 isoform X2 — protein sequence MASAVLYTSPKPPPPTLLFPSAPIISTPSFRYHRRHCSRIPKIPLSSSFRNGSNSPAETGCPVPPEQQPINEYQNLSTSFPFSWASGDLIEYCSRLIATGSSFALLVGLPVASVGALGAQSEPLKQSLYAVSSGFLVVTLAVVRMYLGWAYVGNRLLSATVEYEETGWYDGQMWVKTAEVLARDRLLGSFSVTPVLGRLKVTLVCLAAAILSCVVLLISIDGGGQTEEAGNRVIHGVYSDESARSFEPDAFCGEAGHP from the exons ATGGCCTCTGCTGTTCTGTACACATCACCAAAACCACCTCCACCGACTCTCCTCTTTCCCTCCGCACCAATCATTTCAACTCCAAGCTTCAGGTATCACCGCCGCCACTGCAGTagaattcccaaaatacccttGTCGTCCTCGTTCAGAAACGGAAGCAACAGCCCGGCGGAAACAGGGTGCCCTGTGCCGCCGGAGCAGCAGCCTATAAACGAGTACCAGAATCTGTCGACCTCCTTTCCCTTCTCCTGGGCCTCCGGCGACCTCATAGAGTACTGCTCTCGACTGATTGCAACTGGGTCTTCTTTTGCTTTGCTTGTTGGCCTCCCGGTTGCCTCGGTCGGTGCCTTGGGCGCCCAATCGGAGCCGTTGAAGCAGTCTCTGTACGCAGTTTCAAGTGGATTTCTTGTGGTCACTCTTGCCGTCGTGAGGATGTACCTGGGTTGGGCTTATGTGGGCAATCGCTTGCTTAGCGCCACTGTTGAAT ATGAAGAGACTGGATGGTACGATGGCCAG ATGTGGGTGAAGACTGCCGAGGTTTTGGCTCGTGACCGGCTACTTGGTTCATTTTCT GTTACGCCTGTGCTGGGCAGATTGAAGGTCACACTGGTATGCCTTGCGGCAGCCATACTTTCATGCGTTGTGCTCCTCATTTCCATTGATGGAGGAGGCCAAACTGAAGAAGCTGGCAATAGGGTTATACATGGAGTTTACAGTGACGAATCTGCAAGATCATTCGAGCCTGACGCCTTCTGTGGCGAAGCTGGCCATCCCTAA
- the LOC117623387 gene encoding uncharacterized protein ycf36 isoform X1: MASAVLYTSPKPPPPTLLFPSAPIISTPSFRYHRRHCSRIPKIPLSSSFRNGSNSPAETGCPVPPEQQPINEYQNLSTSFPFSWASGDLIEYCSRLIATGSSFALLVGLPVASVGALGAQSEPLKQSLYAVSSGFLVVTLAVVRMYLGWAYVGNRLLSATVEYEETGWYDGQMWVKTAEVLARDRLLGSFSEKKMTGWLFCLDFVQQVTPVLGRLKVTLVCLAAAILSCVVLLISIDGGGQTEEAGNRVIHGVYSDESARSFEPDAFCGEAGHP, encoded by the exons ATGGCCTCTGCTGTTCTGTACACATCACCAAAACCACCTCCACCGACTCTCCTCTTTCCCTCCGCACCAATCATTTCAACTCCAAGCTTCAGGTATCACCGCCGCCACTGCAGTagaattcccaaaatacccttGTCGTCCTCGTTCAGAAACGGAAGCAACAGCCCGGCGGAAACAGGGTGCCCTGTGCCGCCGGAGCAGCAGCCTATAAACGAGTACCAGAATCTGTCGACCTCCTTTCCCTTCTCCTGGGCCTCCGGCGACCTCATAGAGTACTGCTCTCGACTGATTGCAACTGGGTCTTCTTTTGCTTTGCTTGTTGGCCTCCCGGTTGCCTCGGTCGGTGCCTTGGGCGCCCAATCGGAGCCGTTGAAGCAGTCTCTGTACGCAGTTTCAAGTGGATTTCTTGTGGTCACTCTTGCCGTCGTGAGGATGTACCTGGGTTGGGCTTATGTGGGCAATCGCTTGCTTAGCGCCACTGTTGAAT ATGAAGAGACTGGATGGTACGATGGCCAG ATGTGGGTGAAGACTGCCGAGGTTTTGGCTCGTGACCGGCTACTTGGTTCATTTTCT gagaagaaaatgactGGATGGTTGTTTTGCCTTGATTTTGTTCAACAGGTTACGCCTGTGCTGGGCAGATTGAAGGTCACACTGGTATGCCTTGCGGCAGCCATACTTTCATGCGTTGTGCTCCTCATTTCCATTGATGGAGGAGGCCAAACTGAAGAAGCTGGCAATAGGGTTATACATGGAGTTTACAGTGACGAATCTGCAAGATCATTCGAGCCTGACGCCTTCTGTGGCGAAGCTGGCCATCCCTAA
- the LOC117632024 gene encoding protein REVERSION-TO-ETHYLENE SENSITIVITY1 has protein sequence MQHIRFPVMEVKEAYDVEHMRSTQSIQHELWPLDEIDPKKAKFPCCLVWTPLPIVSWLAPFIGHVGICREDGTILDFAGSNFVNADDFAFGAVARYLQLDRTQCCFATNLGGHTCKSGYKHAEFGTAITWDDALQSSSRYFEHKTYNLFTCNCHSFVANCLNRIFYGGSMSWNMINVAGLVLLKGQWVDAMSVLRSFLPFLLVLSLGVFMVGWPFLAALLSFSLLLLVWFLLGSYCFKTLLEC, from the exons ATGCAGCACATTAGATTTCCTGTAATGGAGGTAAAAGAAGCTTATGACGTTGAGCATATGAGGTCTACACAGAGTATCCAGCATGAGCTGTGGCCTCTTGATGAAATTGATCCAAAGAAGGCAAAATTTCCCTGTTGTTTGGTTTGGACTCCTCTCCCAATAGTCTCTTGGTTGGCACCATTCATTGGACATGTTGGCATTTGCAGGGAGGATGGAACTATTTTAGATTTCGCAGGTTCCAATTTTGTGAATGCCGATGATTTCGCATTTGGTGCTGTAGCCAGATATCTACAGCTTGATAGAACACAG TGTTGTTTCGCCACGAATCTGGGTGGCCACACTTGCAAGAGTGGCTACAAGCATGCAGAGTTTGGGACGGCAATCACATGGGATGATGCCCTGCAGTCAAGTTCACGGTACTTTGAACACAAAACCTACAACCTTTTCACTTGCAACTGCCATTCTTTCGTAGCCAACTGTCTGAATCGGATATTCTATGGTGGATCAATGAGTTGGAACATGATCAATGTGGCAGGCTTAGTACTGCTCAAGGGGCAATGGGTTGACGCCATGTCCGTCTTGAGGTCGTTCCTCCCTTTTCTATTGGTGCTCTCTCTAGGTGTTTTCATGGTTGGATGGCCTTTCTTGGCTGcgcttctctctttctctctcctcctcctggTGTGGTTTCTACTGGGCAGTTATTGTTTCAAGACCTTGTTAGAGTGCTAG
- the LOC117632010 gene encoding uncharacterized protein LOC117632010 isoform X1, whose amino-acid sequence MADKPSRAVVLYGDGLVRFVDPSHIHLHSLASKASCGFLSLPIAPPSESEDERIVREFALLLDAYEAYHDTVRSTSLVTISERFMGMKAAIFTNNASLKSFGTKLGFSVFQIDALYKNSPAGAEPPVDFGASELLKLLGFQVGKTVETSQYDLVFVHVGAGEVNVEKDKATDDVGYLNALVGAITQIAQPGSEIGARLHLSVVTSYGKVSEKDDPNLSVSFRKDDEKSDLSKLVPRQSYTMKGSQPRKDVRHHCPMLIAQWQYAVTRKDMAETFSFKDFKEYGGNLVIPADRFLHEVAFKLWKAPKYGA is encoded by the exons ATGGCGGACAAGCCAAGCCGAGCTGTGGTTTTGTACGGAGATGGGTTGGTCCGTTTCGTCGACCCATCACACATCCATCTCCACTCTCTCGCTTCTAAAGCTTCCTGTGGCTTCTTGAGCCTCCCCATTGCCCCTCCCTCAG AAAGCGAGGATGAGAGAATAGTCAGAGAGTTCGCATTACTGCTGGATGCATATGAAGCATACCATGATACAGTGAGATCCACATCTTTGGTTACCATATCAGAAAG GTTCATGGGGATGAAAGCTGCGATATTTACAAACAATGCAAGTTTGAAATCTTTTGGCACCAAACTTGGTTTCAGCGTGTTCCAAATCGATGCTCTTTATAAAAACAGTCCAGCCGGTGCTGAACCGCCAGTTGATTTTGGGGCATCTGAGTTACTTAAGTTGCTTGGGTTTCAAGTAGGGAAGACAGTGGAGACGAGCCAGTATGATTTAGTTTTTGTGCATGTTGGGGCTGGTGAGGTGAATGTTGAGAAAGACAAGGCTACTGATGATGTGGGATATCTCAATGCTTTGGTTGGTGCTATAACGCAAATAGCCCAACCTGGATCTGAAATCGGTGCCCGTTTGCACTTGTCTGTTGTGACGAGCTATGGGAAGGTCTCAGAAAAGGATGATCCCAACTTGTCAGTCTCATTTAGAAAAGATGATGAAAAATCTGATCTTTCAAAGCTTGTTCCTCGTCAAAGTTACACCATGAAAGGATCTCAACCACGAAAGGATGTTAG GCACCATTGCCCAATGTTAATTGCTCAGTGGCAATATGCAGTAACTCGCAAGGATATGGCTGAGACATTCTCATTTAAGGATTTCAAAGAG TACGGTGGAAATCTTGTGATACCAGCGGATAGGTTTTTGCACGAAGTGGCCTTCAAGCTTTGGAAGGCCCCGAAATATGGAGCTTGA
- the LOC117632010 gene encoding uncharacterized protein LOC117632010 isoform X2, producing the protein MADKPSRAVVLYGDGLVRFVDPSHIHLHSLASKASCGFLSLPIAPPSESEDERIVREFALLLDAYEAYHDTVRSTSLVTISERFMGMKAAIFTNNASLKSFGTKLGFSVFQIDALYKNSPAGAEPPVDFGASELLKLLGFQVGKTVETSQYDLVFVHVGAGEVNVEKDKATDDVGYLNALVGAITQIAQPGSEIGARLHLSVVTSYGKVSEKDDPNLSVSFRKDDEKSDLSKLVPRQSYTMKGSQPRKDVSTVEIL; encoded by the exons ATGGCGGACAAGCCAAGCCGAGCTGTGGTTTTGTACGGAGATGGGTTGGTCCGTTTCGTCGACCCATCACACATCCATCTCCACTCTCTCGCTTCTAAAGCTTCCTGTGGCTTCTTGAGCCTCCCCATTGCCCCTCCCTCAG AAAGCGAGGATGAGAGAATAGTCAGAGAGTTCGCATTACTGCTGGATGCATATGAAGCATACCATGATACAGTGAGATCCACATCTTTGGTTACCATATCAGAAAG GTTCATGGGGATGAAAGCTGCGATATTTACAAACAATGCAAGTTTGAAATCTTTTGGCACCAAACTTGGTTTCAGCGTGTTCCAAATCGATGCTCTTTATAAAAACAGTCCAGCCGGTGCTGAACCGCCAGTTGATTTTGGGGCATCTGAGTTACTTAAGTTGCTTGGGTTTCAAGTAGGGAAGACAGTGGAGACGAGCCAGTATGATTTAGTTTTTGTGCATGTTGGGGCTGGTGAGGTGAATGTTGAGAAAGACAAGGCTACTGATGATGTGGGATATCTCAATGCTTTGGTTGGTGCTATAACGCAAATAGCCCAACCTGGATCTGAAATCGGTGCCCGTTTGCACTTGTCTGTTGTGACGAGCTATGGGAAGGTCTCAGAAAAGGATGATCCCAACTTGTCAGTCTCATTTAGAAAAGATGATGAAAAATCTGATCTTTCAAAGCTTGTTCCTCGTCAAAGTTACACCATGAAAGGATCTCAACCACGAAAGGATGTTAG TACGGTGGAAATCTTGTGA